The following are encoded together in the Populus trichocarpa isolate Nisqually-1 chromosome 5, P.trichocarpa_v4.1, whole genome shotgun sequence genome:
- the LOC18099162 gene encoding rac-like GTP-binding protein RHO1 — MSASRFIKCVTVGDGAVGKTCLLISYTSNTFPTDYVPTVFDNFSANVVVNGATVNLGLWDTAGQEDYNRLRPLSYRGADVFILAFSLISKASYENVSKKWIPELKHYAPGVPIVLVGTKLDLRDDKQFFIDHPGAVPITTAQGEELRKLIGAPAYIECSSKTQQNVKAVFDAAIRVVLQPPKQKKKKSKAQKACSIL, encoded by the exons atgagTGCATCAAGGTTTATAAAGTGTGTGACGGTAGGAGATGGAGCTGTTGGTAAAACTTGTCTCTTGATTTCATACACCAGCAACACCTTCCCTACG GATTATGTGCCAACGGTTTTTGACAATTTCAGTGCAAATGTGGTCGTCAATGGTGCTACTGTTAACCTGGGGTTGTGGGATACAGCTG GGCAAGAGGATTATAATAGATTAAGACCATTGAGTTATCGTGGGGCAGATGTTTTCATACTGGCATTCTCTCTCATTAGCAAGGCCAGTTACGAAAATGTTTCTAAGAAG TGGATTCCAGAGTTGAAGCATTATGCACCTGGTGTCCCAATAGTTCTTGTTGGAACAAAACTTG ATCTTCGGGATGATAAGCAGTTCTTCATCGACCACCCTGGTGCTGTGCCTATTACTACAGCTCAG GGAGAGGAGCTGAGGAAGCTGATTGGTGCACCTGCTTATATTGAATGCAGTTCAAAAACACAGCAG AATGTGAAGGCAGTTTTCGACGCAGCCATCAGAGTCGTCCTTCAACCTcccaagcaaaagaaaaagaagagcaaaGCACAAAAGGCCTGTTCTATATTGTGA